In Leptospira ellinghausenii, the genomic stretch GATATACCGAATGATCGTGATCCAAATGTTTTAGGAAAAAATATTGAGGTTATTACCGAAAACTTCTTACACTTAAAAATGATTACAAACCGAGGAGTAAAAGTATATCCCAAAGGACAAAAGGAAACGTTTTTAACTGATCATTTTCGATGTCGATTCATCTCACCTAACGGTGGAAAAATCCAACACAAAGATATTACAGCGGTACTAACCTTACTCGAATCAAAGGGATATGATTTTATCAAAACAGAAAATCTGTATGAGTTTGATGGAGTTCCTGGTTATTCCTTAGGTCAAGGAGAATAAATAGACTGCCCTATTTCGCAATGAATCCTTAAGTCACAACTCAAAATAGTGACTTAAGGAATTGGAATCTTCTATTATTTTGATTCGAAAAGTTTTTCCAATGGTAAAAATACATCACGACTGATTCCTAAAGGCATATAAAACTCAATATGATCTACAAATTTTGCAGAACCACCATACACTTCAATGGCAACTGATGTTTTCCCAGATTCATGTTTCAGTATCTCTTGAAACTTCGGATATACTTTAGTAGGGGCAAGGAAGTAAGAGAATACATTCTTAAACGGAAACGTAGATGTTAGACAATCAGATTGTGGAATCTGAAAGGTAACAAATTTTGACTGAATAGATTTGATTTGGTTTTCCGTAAGTCCTGACATACGACATCCCAAAATTGATCTTAAATTTTCAGGCGGAGTATCCGGTGGATCCAAATAAATTGCTAAACTATTACATTCAGTAATACCAATTGATTCCCATTCCTTTTGGAATTTATCCCAACTCTGATTTAGGTTTTGGTAGGGACCTTTATGAGTGTAAATGAACACCTCTACTGGCCCGAAGGATTGGTGTTTCACTTCAATAGTTTTAAATCCACCCATGTATGCATAAAAGGAAATACCTATAAAGACTAGTATTCCAATTACAATGCTAATTATTTTCATCGTTTTCATTTGATTCCCTTTTGTATTCCGATGTTTTTTTGCAGAGGAAACAGAACTTGCAAGAGTTGATCCTGGATTTTTTTTCTTTTTTGTCAATAAATTAAGTTAGGTAATTTGTTAGTTCTGTCTAAACAACATTCATATCTCTGATAGAATTTTGGGAATCCAGTAACCAATTGAAAGTTTCCTTTCCAACAGATCCAATCTCTATTCAAAAAAGAATCCAATCAATTGATCCAATCATGTATGGAAGTTCAAGAAACTATATTGATGGATCAGTTTCATTATTATCACCTTACATTGCGAGAGGTTATATATCCACCAAACAGATATTTGAACATGTATCTTCCCTGGGATACAAACCTTACCAAATCACAAAATTTGTTCAAGAATTAACCTGGCGTGATTATTTTCAGCAAGTTTGGCGAAACAAGGGCGAACTTTTATTCCAAGATTTAAAACACCCACAACCCGGTATCAGGCATTATCAAATTCCCAAATCAATTTTGAATGGCCATGTCCAAACAGGGATCTCGGGCATAAACCGAGAGTTACTCGATTTTTACGAAACAGGTTATCTTCACAATCATGTAAGAATGTACATTGCATCCCTAGTTTGTAACATTGGAGGTGCCTACTGGAAAAAACCTTCGGAATGGATGTATTATCATTTGTTAGATGCTGATGCAGCAAGTAACACTTGTAGCTGGCAGTGGGTATCTGGTTCCTTTAGTTCTAAAAAATATATAGCTAACCAAGAGAACATTAACAAATACCTAAAATCGAATGACCATGACACTTATCTAGATAGAAGTTATGAAGAAATTTTAGAATTTAATTTCATTCCAAAGGAATTGGAGGATTTGTTTGACTGGGATTTAACGAATGTTTACCAAGAAACTGAAAATTGGATCGAATCAAAAATTTCGAATGCAAATCCAGAGGATCGAATATATTCTTACACCAATCCGAATTTTCCTTTGGATTTGGACCTTTCCTTACCAGTGTTATTATATGATTTTTATAATATAGACCCAAATTGGAAAAAAAACATAAAGGCAAATCGTATTTTTATTTTACGCCCTCATTTTTTTAGAAAGTATCCATCGTCTCCCAAAACTATGGACTTTATATTCGCTCTCGCAAAGAATATACCGAAAATCCAATTTTTTTGGGGCGAATGGGAAGATCTATTACACCAATTAAATTCAGTTCGACCTGAAATTTATTGGAAAGAACACCCAACTAACAAAGAATATATTGGTAAAAAAGAGGAAAGAGACTGGATTTTTCCTGAAGTTTCTGGATACTATCCTTCCTTTTTTACATATTGGAAAAAATGTGAAAAAATATGGGATCGAAAAAATTTGCAGAACCAACCAAGTTTGATTTAAAAATCAATCCATCTCACTAGGAAGAGATTTACTTGCACCTTTCTCAAATTGTAACATTCTTTCTTTCGTAATGCCAATTAAGTTATGAGTCAACACTAATGTATCTCCTAAAAAATCAGGAGCAAGACGGATTTCAACAACACGATACCAAGTTTCT encodes the following:
- a CDS encoding FAD-binding domain-containing protein, giving the protein MKVSFPTDPISIQKRIQSIDPIMYGSSRNYIDGSVSLLSPYIARGYISTKQIFEHVSSLGYKPYQITKFVQELTWRDYFQQVWRNKGELLFQDLKHPQPGIRHYQIPKSILNGHVQTGISGINRELLDFYETGYLHNHVRMYIASLVCNIGGAYWKKPSEWMYYHLLDADAASNTCSWQWVSGSFSSKKYIANQENINKYLKSNDHDTYLDRSYEEILEFNFIPKELEDLFDWDLTNVYQETENWIESKISNANPEDRIYSYTNPNFPLDLDLSLPVLLYDFYNIDPNWKKNIKANRIFILRPHFFRKYPSSPKTMDFIFALAKNIPKIQFFWGEWEDLLHQLNSVRPEIYWKEHPTNKEYIGKKEERDWIFPEVSGYYPSFFTYWKKCEKIWDRKNLQNQPSLI